The proteins below come from a single Aptenodytes patagonicus chromosome 2, bAptPat1.pri.cur, whole genome shotgun sequence genomic window:
- the SP8 gene encoding transcription factor Sp8, translating to MATSLLGEEPRVGSTPLAMLAATCNKIGSPSPSPSALSDSASSFGKGFHPWKRSSSSSSSSAGSCGAVGSGLPGFGVAGAARNGSSAAAAAAAAAAAAAALVSDSFSCGGSPGSSAFSLTSSSAAAASSPFANDYSVFQAPGSAGGGGGGGGGGAAGQEAAAHQPVFISKVHTSVEGLQGIYPRVGMAHPYESWFKPSHPGLGAGEVGSAGASSWWDVGAGWIDVQSPNGAAALPGSLHPAAGGLQTSLHSPLGGYNSDYSGLGHSAFSSGASSHLLSPAGQHLMDGFKPVLPGSYPDSAPSPLAGAGGSMLGGGPAAPLAASPRSSARRYSGRATCDCPNCQEAERLGPAGASLRRKGLHSCHIPGCGKVYGKTSHLKAHLRWHTGERPFVCNWLFCGKRFTRSDELQRHLRTHTGEKRFACPVCNKRFMRSDHLSKHVKTHSGPGGAGGPGGGPGPGGGPGPGGKKGSDTDSEHSAAGSPPCHSPELLPPPEPGHRNGLE from the exons ATGGCAACTTCACTTCTAGGG GAGGAACCGCGGGTAGGCTCCACGCCGCTGGCCATGCTCGCCGCGACCTGCAACAAGAtcggcagccccagcccctcgccGTCCGCCCTCTCGGACAGCGCGTCCTCCTTCGGCAAAGGCTTCCACCCCTGGAaacgctcctcctcctcctcctcgtcctcggCGGGCAGCTGCGGCGCCGTGGGCTCCGGCCTCCCGGGCTTCGGCGTGGCGGGCGCGGCGCGCAACGgctcctcggcggcggcggcggcggcagcggcggcggcggcggcggccgccctcgtCTCGGACTCGTTCAGCTGCGGCGGCTCGCCGGGCTCCAGCGCCTTCTCCCTCACCTCCAGCAGCGCGGCGGCCGCCAGCTCGCCCTTCGCCAACGACTACTCCGTCTTCCAggcgccgggcagcgccggcggcggcggcggaggcggcggcggcggggcggcggggcaggaggcggcggcgcaCCAGCCCGTCTTCATCTCCAAGGTGCACACGTcggtggaggggctgcagggcatCTACCCGCGGGTGGGCATGGCGCACCCCTACGAGTCCTGGTTCAAGCCCTCGCACCCGGGGCTGGGCGCCGGCGAGGTGGGCTCGGCGGGCGCCTCCAGCTGGTGGGACGTGGGCGCCGGCTGGATCGACGTGCAGAGCCCCAACGGggcggccgcgctgcccggcTCGCTGCACCCGGCGGCCGGCGGGCTCCAGACCTCGCTCCACTCGCCGCTGGGCGGCTACAACTCGGATTACTCGGGCCTGGGCCACTCGGCCTTCAGCAGCGGCGCCTCCTCGCACCTCCTCAGCCCCGCCGGGCAGCACCTCATGGACGGATTTAAGCCGGTGCTGCCCGGCTCCTACCCGGACTCGGCCCCCTCGCCGCTGGCCGGCGCCGGGGGCTCCATGctgggcggcggccccgccgcgccgctggCCGCCTCGCCGCGCTCCTCCGCCCGCCGCTACTCGGGCCGCGCCACCTGCGACTGCCCCAACTGCCAGGAGGCCGAGCGgctggggccggcgggggccAGCCTGCGGCGCAAGGGGCTGCACAGCTGCCACATCCCCGGCTGCGGCAAGGTCTACGGCAAGACCTCGCACCTGAAGGCGCACCTGCGCTGGCACACGGGCGAGCGGCCCTTCGTCTGCAACTGGCTCTTCTGCGGTAAGCGCTTCACCCGCTCCGACGAGCTGCAGCGGCACCTGCGGACCCACACGGGCGAGAAGCGCTTCGCCTGCCCCGTCTGCAACAAGCGCTTCATGCGCAGCGACCACCTCAGCAAGCACGTCAAGACCCAcagcggccccggcggcgccggcggccccggcggcggccccggccccggcggcggccccggccccggcggcaaGAAGGGCAGCGACACCGACAGCGAGCACAGCGCGGCCGGCAGCCCTCCCTGCCACTCCCCGGAGCTGCTGCCGCCCCCGGAGCCCGGCCACCGCAACGGCCTGGAGTGA